The Amycolatopsis sp. 195334CR genome includes a window with the following:
- a CDS encoding GPP34 family phosphoprotein: MTEQPLIVEDLLLLMLDDKSGTPAGAGTLHYALGGAMLVELALRGRVEDDGSRGLGGPKVLATGDGPLGDPLLQDAYDKVAEKPRSVQSLLMAIGGGLYKPVIERLLERGFIRREQKRVLGLIPRTTLPVDDGEYETELRQRVRAVLEDGVDPDVRTAAVVALLSSSGTLPSLHPTPKWSSKVYHRGKEFEEGSWGASAVGTAVTRTATAIAVASATVVVTTVT; encoded by the coding sequence ATGACCGAACAACCGCTGATCGTCGAAGACCTGCTGCTGCTCATGCTCGACGACAAGTCCGGCACCCCGGCGGGCGCGGGCACGCTGCACTACGCGCTGGGTGGCGCGATGCTGGTCGAACTGGCGTTGCGCGGCCGGGTCGAGGACGACGGGAGCCGCGGGCTCGGCGGGCCCAAGGTGCTCGCCACGGGGGACGGCCCGCTCGGCGACCCCCTGCTGCAGGACGCCTACGACAAGGTCGCCGAGAAACCGCGGAGCGTGCAGTCGCTGCTGATGGCCATCGGCGGCGGCCTCTACAAACCGGTGATCGAACGGCTGCTGGAGCGCGGTTTCATCCGGCGCGAGCAGAAGCGGGTGCTGGGCCTGATCCCGCGCACCACCCTGCCCGTCGACGACGGTGAGTACGAAACCGAGCTGCGGCAACGGGTCCGGGCCGTGCTCGAAGACGGTGTGGACCCCGACGTGCGGACCGCGGCGGTGGTCGCGCTGCTCTCGTCGAGCGGCACGCTGCCTTCGCTGCACCCCACACCGAAGTGGTCGAGCAAGGTCTACCACCGCGGGAAGGAGTTCGAGGAGGGCAGCTGGGGCGCCTCGGCGGTGGGCACCGCGGTCACCCGCACGGCCACGGCGATCGCGGTGGCCAGCGCCACGGTCGTGGTCACCACGGTGACCTAG
- a CDS encoding MerR family transcriptional regulator: MDLVHPSFVPPHRVKIGDAAAFTGTTPRAIRHYHEIGLLPEPERGGDDRRRYRYEDLIRLLWIRKMADAGIALDDSSAAFTSEDEITGTLDRLAATLAEQEAEVRRQRTAVERMRAEGSRMGLLSALVTDRLKGVPEGSLRQADLDTLLVTERIFGPLGAAVQATRFLALATNPALRAESDRVDAAEEALDDSVAVDDPRVAQVAAERRAFENALHAAIEESGLDKDEDALFDTWEAPAAERTMSAAEATGKLPYDLSPARLRCLELAEDPP, from the coding sequence ATGGACCTCGTGCATCCGTCCTTCGTGCCACCCCACCGGGTCAAGATCGGTGACGCGGCGGCGTTCACCGGCACCACCCCGCGAGCGATCCGCCACTACCACGAAATCGGCCTGCTCCCCGAGCCCGAGCGGGGCGGCGACGACCGCCGCCGCTACCGATACGAGGACCTGATCCGCCTGCTGTGGATCCGCAAGATGGCCGACGCCGGGATCGCTCTCGACGACAGCAGTGCCGCCTTCACCAGCGAGGACGAGATCACCGGCACCCTGGACCGGCTGGCGGCGACGCTGGCCGAGCAGGAGGCCGAGGTGCGGCGGCAACGGACCGCCGTGGAGCGGATGCGGGCCGAAGGCAGCCGGATGGGCCTGCTCTCCGCCCTGGTCACCGATCGCCTCAAGGGCGTGCCCGAGGGTTCCCTGCGGCAGGCCGACCTGGACACCCTGCTGGTCACCGAACGGATCTTCGGCCCGCTCGGCGCGGCGGTCCAGGCCACCCGTTTTCTCGCCCTGGCCACGAATCCCGCCTTGCGCGCGGAGTCCGACCGCGTCGACGCCGCCGAGGAGGCACTCGACGACAGCGTCGCGGTCGACGACCCGCGGGTGGCCCAGGTGGCCGCCGAACGGCGCGCCTTCGAAAACGCCCTGCACGCCGCCATCGAGGAATCCGGCCTGGACAAGGACGAGGACGCGCTCTTCGACACCTGGGAGGCCCCGGCCGCCGAGCGCACCATGAGCGCGGCCGAAGCCACCGGCAAGCTGCCCTACGACCTCTCGCCGGCCCGCCTGCGCTGCCTCGAACTGGCCGAGGACCCGCCCTAG
- a CDS encoding N-acetyltransferase, producing MAILTGKPAADELAEAVRVLREWQYDGAPHQLHPGDLGWFWRFGEEATAAAVRTWSRDGRVLAIGLLDGADLLRVTMARDAQQDGELAQHLVDDVIDPDRGVLPAGRVAVEAPKGALVQELLAGQGWQVDEPWTPLHRDLTEPVADPGLRIEVVGPELVPVRTAVQRSAFGGSTFTDERWHAMAAGVAYADARCLLAYDGDGNAVATVTVWTAGPGKPGLIEPMGVHQDHRGHGHGRAITIAAAAALRELGASSALVATPSSNVGAVATYRSGGFEPLPEVWDYYRA from the coding sequence ATGGCGATCTTGACGGGCAAGCCGGCGGCCGACGAGCTGGCCGAGGCGGTGCGCGTGCTGCGGGAGTGGCAGTACGACGGAGCACCGCATCAGCTGCACCCGGGGGATCTCGGCTGGTTCTGGCGCTTCGGCGAGGAGGCGACGGCCGCGGCGGTCCGGACCTGGAGCCGTGACGGGCGCGTCCTCGCCATCGGATTGCTGGACGGCGCCGACCTGTTGCGGGTGACCATGGCCCGCGACGCGCAGCAGGACGGCGAACTGGCGCAGCACCTGGTCGACGACGTGATCGACCCGGACCGCGGAGTGCTGCCGGCGGGCCGTGTGGCGGTCGAGGCACCGAAGGGCGCGCTGGTCCAGGAACTCCTCGCCGGGCAGGGCTGGCAGGTCGACGAACCGTGGACGCCGTTGCACCGCGACCTCACCGAACCGGTGGCGGATCCCGGCCTGCGGATCGAGGTGGTCGGCCCGGAACTGGTGCCGGTGCGGACCGCCGTGCAGCGCTCGGCGTTCGGCGGGTCGACCTTCACCGACGAGCGCTGGCACGCGATGGCCGCCGGGGTCGCCTACGCCGACGCCCGGTGCCTGCTCGCCTACGACGGTGACGGCAACGCGGTGGCGACGGTGACGGTGTGGACGGCCGGGCCGGGAAAGCCGGGCCTGATCGAGCCGATGGGCGTGCACCAGGACCACCGCGGGCACGGCCACGGCCGCGCGATCACCATCGCCGCGGCGGCCGCGCTCCGCGAACTGGGGGCGTCGAGCGCGCTGGTGGCCACGCCCAGCTCCAACGTCGGTGCCGTGGCCACCTACCGGTCCGGCGGTTTCGAACCGCTCCCGGAGGTCTGGGACTACTACCGCGCCTAG
- a CDS encoding CocE/NonD family hydrolase, which translates to MRRLSGLTVAVAVTGSMLTTPAAASDSFFGYQRPARHEVHSEALTVPLRDGGHLACRLHRPADASGEPADGRFPGIVYDFNAYDNLDQLAVDSAFFVRRGYTVLSCNTRGSGDSPGRIDPFSAREQADNYDVIEWLAAQPWSTGRIGQIGVSYGAHAALLTATRKPPHLETIIPVNGISDWYENTIYRGGIYSARIRDWQRQVAPDTLRTYAEHPRYDDFWRERSVKDRWSELDLPVLEINGWNDRYRGGMVENFQARKENVWLVSGPWEHGWPPGGVGPGEYLAWFDRWLGVRHAPLPPAKVTSYAMHGTGWQTFADWPPSPRTTRYALTTAGGLARPAGAPGTGQYRVNTETSPAEPGEKLTFTAPPQRRDLVLAGNPKAEIEVAVTATDGNLAAVLEDVAPDGTATRITAGWLKLSHRNGHTEPAEVHSGRWYRTTVDLWPVHHRLAAGHALRLTVSSDDHPEIDSDAPPGDVALRLGAGGSALVLPS; encoded by the coding sequence ATGAGGCGTCTGTCCGGGCTGACGGTCGCGGTCGCGGTGACCGGGTCGATGCTCACCACGCCGGCGGCGGCGTCGGATTCGTTCTTCGGTTACCAGCGGCCCGCGCGCCACGAGGTGCACAGCGAAGCGCTCACGGTGCCGCTGCGGGACGGCGGTCATCTCGCCTGCCGTCTGCACCGTCCGGCGGACGCGTCCGGGGAGCCCGCCGACGGCCGTTTTCCCGGCATCGTCTACGACTTCAACGCCTACGACAACCTCGACCAGCTCGCCGTCGACTCGGCGTTCTTCGTGCGCCGCGGCTACACCGTGCTTTCGTGCAACACCAGGGGATCCGGTGATTCGCCAGGGCGCATCGACCCGTTCAGCGCGCGGGAACAGGCCGACAACTACGACGTGATCGAATGGCTTGCCGCGCAACCCTGGTCGACCGGCCGGATCGGCCAGATCGGGGTCAGCTACGGCGCCCACGCGGCCCTGCTCACCGCCACGCGCAAGCCGCCGCACCTGGAGACGATCATCCCGGTCAACGGCATCTCCGACTGGTACGAGAACACCATCTACCGCGGGGGCATCTACTCCGCCCGCATCCGCGACTGGCAGCGCCAGGTCGCCCCGGACACCCTGCGCACCTACGCCGAGCACCCGCGCTACGACGACTTCTGGCGCGAGCGCAGCGTGAAGGACCGATGGTCCGAACTGGACCTCCCGGTGCTGGAGATCAACGGCTGGAACGACCGGTACCGCGGCGGCATGGTGGAGAACTTCCAGGCCCGCAAGGAAAACGTCTGGCTGGTGTCCGGACCGTGGGAACACGGCTGGCCGCCCGGCGGGGTGGGGCCCGGCGAGTACCTGGCGTGGTTCGACCGGTGGCTCGGTGTCCGGCACGCGCCGCTGCCGCCGGCGAAGGTCACCTCGTACGCGATGCACGGCACGGGCTGGCAGACCTTCGCCGACTGGCCGCCGTCCCCGCGCACTACCCGGTACGCGCTGACCACCGCGGGCGGGCTGGCCAGGCCGGCGGGCGCGCCGGGCACCGGTCAGTACCGGGTCAACACCGAGACCAGCCCGGCCGAACCGGGGGAGAAGCTCACCTTCACCGCCCCGCCGCAGCGGCGCGACCTCGTGCTCGCGGGCAATCCGAAGGCGGAGATCGAGGTCGCGGTGACCGCCACCGACGGGAACCTGGCCGCCGTGCTGGAGGACGTCGCGCCGGACGGTACCGCGACCCGGATCACCGCCGGCTGGCTCAAGCTCAGCCACCGCAACGGCCACACCGAACCCGCCGAGGTCCACTCAGGACGGTGGTACCGGACCACCGTGGACCTGTGGCCGGTGCACCACCGGCTGGCGGCCGGGCACGCGCTGCGCCTGACCGTGTCCAGCGACGACCACCCCGAGATCGACTCCGACGCCCCGCCCGGCGACGTCGCGCTACGCCTCGGTGCCGGTGGCTCCGCCCTCGTGCTGCCGTCGTAG
- a CDS encoding MFS transporter, translated as MTTTSTRRAIAAATIGNALEWFDLAVYALMASYIGRTFFPEGDPGVQLVQAYAVFGVTYLIRPLGGLVIGAYADRHGRKKALMLTIWLMVAGTFLLAVLPGYETLGIFAPLAVIVARLLQGFAAGGEFGAATSFLVEQNERRKGFLGSFQFASQGLSTLMAAGFAAALTALLSDEAMTSWGWRVPFVFGLLIGPVGYYIRRYVDESPAMREETGPSPSPIRSVFRHHWGGLLIAGGALVVSTALNFILQYLPTFGVEELGLDDSLSFVALLVTGVILTVGTPVVGLLADRFGRLVIMVPAAVLIGVSVVPLFVWVTAVPSFFTLTAAMTILGLLKAAYFGALPSVMSDAFPVWARATGLSFSYNTAVGIFGGFTPTIATALIAGTGSQVAPGYYLLAVSFVSIAALAAGYRTRGIR; from the coding sequence ATGACCACCACGTCCACCCGTCGCGCGATCGCGGCCGCCACCATCGGCAACGCGCTCGAATGGTTCGACCTGGCCGTGTACGCGCTGATGGCGAGCTACATCGGCCGGACCTTCTTCCCCGAGGGCGATCCCGGCGTCCAGCTCGTGCAGGCCTACGCCGTGTTCGGCGTGACCTACCTGATCCGGCCGCTCGGCGGACTCGTCATCGGCGCCTACGCCGACCGGCACGGGCGCAAGAAGGCGCTGATGCTGACCATCTGGCTGATGGTGGCGGGCACCTTCCTGCTCGCCGTCCTGCCCGGGTACGAAACGCTGGGCATCTTCGCGCCGCTTGCGGTCATCGTCGCGCGGCTGCTGCAGGGGTTCGCGGCGGGCGGCGAGTTCGGGGCCGCGACCTCGTTCCTGGTCGAGCAGAACGAGCGGCGCAAGGGGTTCCTCGGCAGTTTCCAGTTCGCCAGCCAGGGGTTGTCCACGCTGATGGCGGCCGGGTTCGCCGCCGCGCTCACCGCGCTGCTGTCCGACGAGGCGATGACCTCGTGGGGTTGGCGGGTGCCGTTCGTGTTCGGCCTGCTGATCGGCCCGGTCGGGTACTACATCCGCCGCTACGTGGACGAATCGCCCGCCATGCGCGAGGAAACCGGGCCGTCGCCGTCACCGATCCGGTCGGTGTTCCGGCACCACTGGGGCGGGCTGCTGATAGCGGGTGGCGCGCTGGTGGTGTCCACCGCGCTGAACTTCATCCTCCAGTACCTGCCCACGTTCGGGGTCGAGGAACTGGGCCTCGACGACTCACTGTCCTTTGTGGCCTTGCTCGTCACCGGGGTGATCCTGACCGTCGGCACGCCGGTGGTCGGGCTGCTCGCCGACCGGTTCGGCCGGCTGGTGATCATGGTGCCCGCGGCGGTGCTGATCGGGGTGAGCGTGGTGCCGCTGTTCGTCTGGGTCACCGCCGTGCCCTCGTTCTTCACGCTCACCGCGGCGATGACGATCCTCGGGCTGCTCAAGGCGGCCTACTTCGGCGCGCTGCCGTCGGTGATGTCCGACGCGTTCCCGGTGTGGGCGCGCGCGACCGGGCTCTCGTTCAGCTACAACACCGCGGTCGGGATCTTCGGCGGGTTCACGCCCACCATCGCCACGGCGCTCATCGCGGGCACCGGATCGCAGGTCGCACCCGGTTACTACCTGCTCGCGGTGTCGTTCGTCAGCATCGCCGCGCTCGCCGCCGGGTACCGCACGCGCGGCATCCGCTGA
- a CDS encoding M20 family metallopeptidase, translating into MIPHHLRQKAEHQVDSGAFREELARLVGYPTESTTERGRVALKAYLGEVLTPLLTDLGCTVTEHPNPDPAGGPFLLGTRVESPELPTVLCYGHADVVDGHSGQWSDGRAPWTLDVDGERWYGRGTADNKGQHLVNLTALRLLLAERGSLGFNLKFLFETGEEIGSPGLAEFAAAHRETLRADVLIASDGPRLDAATPTLFLGSRGGLNFELDADLRPDSYHSGNWGGILRNPATTLAGAITTLVDGHGRLKVPGLLPPDLPTAVREALAGIKVANSPGDPHPDQGWGDESLTAAERLYGWNTLEVLALGSADIDRPVNAIPGRARAALQLRYVTGTEVGDAERILTEHLAAHGYPMVDVRITGDFPASRTDLDGRWPRWAAGVLESVTGGPIAVLPNIGGSLPNFVFTEILGMPALWLPHSYPGCLQHAPDEHLLAPIAREGLVLATAVFHALAEQAVR; encoded by the coding sequence GTGATACCGCACCACCTCAGGCAGAAGGCCGAACACCAGGTCGACTCCGGCGCGTTCCGCGAGGAGCTGGCCCGGCTCGTCGGCTATCCGACGGAGAGCACCACCGAACGTGGCCGCGTTGCCCTCAAGGCATACCTCGGCGAGGTGCTCACCCCGCTGCTGACCGACCTCGGCTGTACGGTCACCGAACACCCCAATCCGGACCCCGCCGGCGGCCCGTTCCTGCTCGGCACCCGCGTCGAATCACCGGAGCTGCCGACCGTGCTGTGCTACGGCCACGCCGACGTGGTGGACGGCCACAGTGGACAGTGGAGCGACGGCCGCGCCCCGTGGACGCTCGATGTCGACGGCGAACGCTGGTACGGCCGGGGCACCGCCGACAACAAGGGCCAGCACCTGGTCAACCTCACCGCGTTGCGCCTGCTGCTCGCCGAGCGGGGCTCGCTCGGCTTCAACCTGAAGTTCCTGTTCGAAACCGGTGAGGAGATCGGCTCGCCGGGACTCGCCGAGTTCGCCGCCGCGCACCGCGAGACCCTGCGCGCCGACGTCCTGATCGCCTCCGACGGCCCGCGCCTCGACGCCGCCACGCCGACGCTGTTCCTCGGCTCGCGCGGCGGGCTCAACTTCGAACTCGACGCCGACCTGCGGCCGGATTCGTACCATTCCGGCAACTGGGGCGGGATCCTGCGCAACCCCGCCACCACGCTGGCCGGCGCGATCACCACGCTGGTCGACGGGCACGGACGCCTCAAAGTGCCCGGCCTCCTGCCACCGGACCTGCCCACCGCGGTCCGCGAGGCGCTGGCCGGGATCAAGGTGGCGAACAGCCCCGGCGATCCCCACCCCGACCAGGGCTGGGGCGACGAGAGCCTGACCGCGGCCGAACGGCTCTACGGCTGGAACACCCTCGAAGTGCTCGCCCTCGGTTCCGCCGACATCGACCGCCCCGTCAACGCCATCCCCGGCCGGGCCCGGGCCGCGTTGCAACTGCGGTACGTCACCGGCACCGAGGTCGGCGACGCCGAGCGGATCCTCACCGAACACCTGGCCGCCCACGGTTATCCGATGGTCGACGTGCGGATCACCGGTGACTTCCCGGCCAGCCGCACGGACCTCGACGGCCGGTGGCCGCGCTGGGCCGCCGGGGTGCTGGAGTCGGTCACCGGCGGGCCGATCGCCGTGCTGCCCAACATCGGCGGCTCCCTGCCCAACTTCGTGTTCACCGAGATCCTCGGCATGCCCGCGCTGTGGCTCCCGCACTCCTACCCCGGTTGCCTCCAGCACGCGCCCGACGAGCACCTGCTCGCGCCGATCGCCCGCGAAGGCCTCGTGCTGGCCACCGCCGTGTTCCACGCGCTCGCCGAGCAGGCCGTCCGATGA
- a CDS encoding LysR family transcriptional regulator produces MQLLPVGLTYFAEVARSGSVTEAARALTVAPSAISRQIAKLEAELGVPLFARHPRGMTLTDAGARLLAHARRTEAESAALIGELRHADASEARRVAVACSEGFGRRMVPLAMAEFRRAHPEVSFQLDIVTRQEATRRVAEGIADVAVTYTIGPQHDVRVECAVVTEVVAVVPCGHELAGRDRLGLAELCAYPLALASSRTSQRELFDLGARMEGLDVAPVLVCDGLAPLYEFVRGGGGIALVGDLGDLGDLDGGDGVAYVRLDHPVFRQREAQVQTMPGRRLPWSARQFTGLLVSRLQELG; encoded by the coding sequence ATGCAACTCCTGCCCGTGGGCCTGACGTACTTCGCCGAGGTCGCCCGGTCCGGTTCGGTCACCGAGGCGGCCCGCGCGCTGACCGTGGCGCCGTCCGCGATCAGCAGGCAGATCGCCAAGCTGGAGGCCGAACTGGGGGTGCCGTTGTTCGCCCGGCACCCACGCGGGATGACGCTGACCGACGCGGGCGCGCGGCTGCTCGCCCACGCCCGGCGCACGGAGGCCGAGTCGGCCGCGCTCATCGGCGAACTGCGCCACGCCGACGCGTCCGAGGCGCGGCGGGTGGCGGTGGCGTGCTCGGAGGGCTTCGGCAGGCGGATGGTGCCGCTGGCGATGGCGGAGTTCCGGCGCGCGCACCCGGAGGTGAGCTTCCAGCTCGACATCGTCACCCGGCAGGAGGCGACGCGGCGGGTGGCCGAGGGGATCGCCGACGTCGCGGTGACCTACACGATCGGGCCGCAGCACGACGTGCGGGTGGAGTGCGCGGTGGTCACCGAGGTGGTCGCGGTGGTCCCTTGTGGACACGAGCTGGCCGGGCGGGACCGGCTCGGGCTGGCCGAGCTGTGCGCGTACCCGCTGGCGCTGGCCTCTTCGCGGACGAGCCAGCGCGAACTGTTCGACCTCGGGGCCCGGATGGAGGGCCTCGACGTGGCGCCGGTGCTCGTGTGCGACGGGCTGGCGCCGCTGTACGAGTTCGTCCGGGGTGGTGGCGGGATCGCGCTCGTCGGGGACCTCGGGGACCTCGGGGACCTTGATGGTGGCGACGGCGTGGCCTACGTGCGGCTGGACCACCCGGTGTTCCGGCAGCGCGAGGCGCAGGTGCAGACCATGCCGGGCAGGCGCCTGCCGTGGTCGGCGCGGCAGTTCACCGGCCTGCTGGTGTCGCGGCTGCAGGAACTCGGCTGA
- a CDS encoding TetR/AcrR family transcriptional regulator, with the protein MPEHQRADARRNYARILAVAEEEVAAHGANASLEQIARTAGVGSATVRRHFPTRHALLEAVSHQRIEALSNRARELAGRGDSREALLAWLGEVVAYSSTARGLAAALAYDVPDPAGANSCSSTLEEAGGPLLDRAVADGAVEPGTSLADLITLIVGIVLATEHRPDPAAEANRLFDLAIAGVSPAR; encoded by the coding sequence ATGCCTGAGCACCAGCGCGCGGACGCGCGGCGCAACTACGCGCGGATCCTCGCGGTGGCCGAGGAGGAGGTCGCCGCGCACGGCGCCAACGCCTCGCTGGAGCAGATCGCGCGCACGGCCGGGGTCGGCTCGGCGACCGTGCGGCGCCACTTCCCCACCCGCCACGCGCTGCTCGAAGCGGTTTCACACCAGCGGATCGAGGCACTGAGCAACCGCGCGCGCGAACTGGCGGGCCGGGGTGACAGCCGGGAGGCGCTGCTGGCGTGGCTGGGTGAGGTGGTGGCCTACAGCTCCACCGCGCGGGGGCTGGCCGCCGCGCTGGCCTACGACGTGCCCGACCCGGCGGGCGCGAACTCGTGCTCCTCGACGCTGGAGGAGGCGGGCGGCCCGCTGCTCGACCGCGCCGTGGCGGACGGCGCCGTCGAGCCGGGGACCAGCCTCGCGGATCTGATCACGCTGATCGTCGGCATCGTGCTGGCCACGGAACACCGGCCCGACCCCGCCGCCGAAGCGAACCGGTTGTTCGACCTCGCGATCGCCGGGGTGAGCCCGGCGCGCTAG
- a CDS encoding NmrA family NAD(P)-binding protein gives MSAESAPVLVTGATGRQGGATARALLAAGVPVRALVRDPARARAIEALGAELVTGDLHDVDSVTRAAKGARAVFSVQQAPFDGTGFDFPAEVEQGVNLIEGAKAAGVRQFVHTSVSGAGQHVEAPGWAEGRWTEMEPTLGAKSAIQDRLREAGFDRWTLLKPAFFMENFLPSMKFLFPRGIEGGLVSVVKPGTHLSLIATEDIGDAAAAAIADPDRFHQVELELAGDYLTMKEIAEVLSRAIGTPLAAPDMTEEEAFAAGMPGMGASHEWLNVTGQPARPEFATELGLELTRFEDWAQRSRERLLEGE, from the coding sequence ATGTCTGCTGAATCCGCACCCGTCCTGGTCACCGGCGCGACCGGCCGCCAGGGCGGGGCCACCGCCCGCGCGCTGCTCGCGGCCGGCGTGCCCGTCCGCGCCCTGGTGCGCGACCCGGCCCGGGCCCGGGCGATCGAGGCGCTCGGCGCCGAACTGGTCACCGGCGACCTCCACGACGTCGACTCCGTGACGCGGGCGGCGAAGGGCGCCCGTGCCGTCTTCTCCGTGCAGCAGGCACCCTTCGACGGCACCGGGTTCGACTTCCCCGCCGAGGTCGAGCAGGGCGTCAACCTCATCGAAGGCGCGAAGGCCGCCGGGGTGCGCCAGTTCGTGCACACCTCGGTCTCCGGCGCCGGCCAGCACGTCGAGGCCCCCGGCTGGGCCGAAGGGCGCTGGACCGAGATGGAACCCACCCTGGGCGCCAAGAGCGCGATCCAGGACCGCCTCCGCGAAGCCGGTTTCGACCGCTGGACCCTGCTCAAGCCCGCGTTCTTCATGGAGAACTTCCTGCCCTCCATGAAGTTCCTCTTCCCGCGCGGCATCGAGGGCGGGCTGGTGAGCGTGGTGAAACCCGGCACGCACCTGTCCCTGATCGCGACGGAGGACATCGGGGACGCGGCCGCCGCCGCGATCGCCGACCCGGACCGCTTCCACCAGGTCGAACTGGAACTCGCGGGCGACTACCTGACGATGAAGGAGATCGCCGAAGTCCTCTCGCGCGCGATCGGCACCCCGCTGGCCGCGCCGGACATGACCGAGGAAGAGGCGTTCGCCGCGGGCATGCCGGGCATGGGCGCCTCGCACGAGTGGCTCAACGTCACGGGCCAGCCCGCGCGCCCGGAGTTCGCCACCGAACTCGGCCTCGAACTCACCCGCTTTGAAGACTGGGCGCAGCGGTCACGCGAGCGCCTTCTCGAAGGGGAGTAG
- a CDS encoding GNAT family N-acetyltransferase: MTVWELRHTTLADSVLEPMLTQLAHEYFTRYGDATEIHRYPADEFARPHGALLVLLEHGRAVAGGAFRRYDTTTAEVKRMWTHADHRRRGLGKRILAELEAEAVARGYRRVYLTTGWRQPEAAALYESAGYTPLPSHVDEASGVRLLPFEKALA; this comes from the coding sequence GTGACGGTCTGGGAACTGCGGCACACCACGCTGGCGGACTCGGTGCTCGAGCCGATGCTGACCCAGCTGGCGCACGAGTACTTCACCCGCTACGGCGACGCCACCGAGATCCACCGGTACCCGGCGGACGAGTTCGCCCGCCCGCACGGCGCGCTGCTCGTGCTGCTGGAGCACGGCCGGGCCGTGGCGGGCGGGGCGTTCCGCCGGTACGACACCACCACCGCCGAGGTGAAGCGCATGTGGACACACGCCGACCACCGGCGACGCGGCCTCGGCAAGCGGATCCTCGCCGAACTCGAAGCCGAAGCCGTCGCTCGCGGGTACCGGCGCGTCTACCTCACCACCGGCTGGCGCCAGCCCGAGGCCGCCGCGCTGTACGAGTCCGCCGGTTACACCCCGCTGCCCAGCCACGTCGACGAGGCCAGCGGAGTCCGGCTACTCCCCTTCGAGAAGGCGCTCGCGTGA
- a CDS encoding FadR/GntR family transcriptional regulator: MAPSVQRRPLSSQAADALLADIRAGRWPLGHKLPGEATLAARLGVGRSTLREAIRELAGKGVLDSRQGAGVFVTALDVTEDWDAVLRRASVVSVIEARVAIEAEAAALAAERRTPVDLRAIRKALTHRRWQERSIEDHVDADMAFHRAVVIAAHNDVLTELFDSFVPRVRKAMTDMLRARPLDSPEADHAAHEDLVDAIVSRDPSAAADASRTHLTELKRAFG; encoded by the coding sequence ATGGCTCCCTCGGTACAACGCCGCCCGCTGAGTTCGCAGGCCGCGGACGCCCTCCTGGCCGACATCCGGGCCGGACGGTGGCCGCTCGGGCACAAGCTGCCCGGCGAAGCGACGCTGGCCGCGCGGCTCGGCGTCGGGCGGTCCACCTTGCGCGAGGCGATCCGCGAGCTGGCGGGCAAGGGCGTGCTCGATTCCCGGCAGGGCGCGGGGGTTTTCGTGACCGCGCTCGACGTCACCGAGGACTGGGACGCGGTGCTCCGCCGCGCGTCGGTGGTGTCGGTGATCGAAGCGCGAGTGGCCATCGAGGCGGAGGCGGCGGCACTCGCCGCCGAGCGGCGCACGCCGGTGGACCTGCGGGCGATCCGGAAGGCGCTGACGCACCGCCGGTGGCAGGAGCGGAGCATCGAGGACCACGTCGACGCCGACATGGCCTTCCACCGCGCCGTGGTGATCGCCGCGCACAACGACGTGCTCACCGAACTGTTCGACAGCTTCGTCCCGCGCGTGCGCAAGGCGATGACCGACATGCTCCGGGCCCGCCCCCTCGACTCACCCGAAGCCGATCACGCGGCGCACGAGGACCTGGTGGACGCGATCGTCTCGCGTGACCCGTCGGCGGCGGCCGACGCCAGCCGCACCCACCTGACCGAGCTGAAGCGGGCGTTCGGATGA